GCTTGTCGCTATATATGTAATAACAGCTTGATTTTTTTATGTTTCAGATTctttagtttaatattttttaataatttcattataagatctattatattttttatataatatttaaaattacataTAGTTCATTCTAActtataaataggaggataatgcgtttTAGCACACTTGAATCTAATTCTTCCTATATTGACAATAATATCCATCGACAaaaacttaataaattttaacaatCTTGATTGgattttgttttatatattattattcacTCTTGCATAAATTTCAAtgatttttttgtgtgtgtgtatgCAAGAAGAACCTTAAACAAATACAGTTGATAAATCTTGCAAGCAAAGTTAAATTTTCCTAGAAGGATAATGATATGCATACaaatataattaatacatattttttcCTTTTGGAACTAGATAATATAGTTGTTTAGGGTATTAATTAAGCAAATCCTATATGCatacatattattttaaaaattcctTTAATTTTGCtagattttaaataaaattaataggtcgtcagaattatatatatatatatattaggatatattgaaaaatttatgtaaattaaaATACTACAtgtattttcttttataatttttttcttatcGATACTTCTTGTGTTGAAGAGTTCAATTGATCATAGATAAGATTATATTAAGTTAaacatgaataataataataaattgctTGATAAAACCTTTGGAatcatgttttattatttaaaatattagaacaTAAACAATTATTTGGATATGattgtaattaaattaaattttaaatatttttgtcatTGAAACCTTGATATTGGTGGCAAATATAGAGGTTTTGGGACTTATTTTTGCCTAGGTTTGAATCTTTCTACGTGCAAATGTGATATGTGCAGATTCTCTCTCGCATTATTTTAGATTTATATCTCAATTCTATCATGGGTTTATTTTGGTTTAAGTCTACTAAGAGTCTTTATATTGTTATGTGAAGTTCATTTTAGTCACTCTACTAAAAATTGCTCCAGATTAAtctttatatattaaaaatttattcaaatcacaacattgttgtaatttgttgttaaattacttataatttggaCAAAATATGTCATTCCCAACTAATTTACTAATGACCTAACCCGACTTATAAAAAAACCCTATCATCTCCCAAAAATCCATGTATTTTTGAACTATTATATGGTTGAAAAATATTTGTTAAGATTATACTTTTTTCAGCCGCTCGATAGTTCAAAAATACATGGACTTTTTGGGGAATGGTTAGATTTATTATGGGTTGAGTTGGGTATTGGGTAAATCAATTAGATATGatatattttatctaaattatcAGTCATTTAACAACAAATAGTAATTATGTCATAATTTGAATAAATTTCTAATATACAATGACTAATCTAGAGCTTTTtaatataaatagtaaaataaactGTATACAATAATATAAGGACTCCTAATAAATTTTGACCATATATTTTGATTTTCAATTCATTATACATTATTGAGTTATTCTAATTCTAATTGATTTGCAAatgtattattatttgaatttttaCATTTAATTGTACTTAAAATAAAttccttaaattttaattttaaataattttgtttaaataataattcacaatttttttcttaatcccaattcaatttaaacaaactaatcaaattaaatgCATCATTCAACCCATCAATATGTGAACTAATGTGGAAGTAGAACTATTTTGGGTTAATTAGTGAAGGATGCcaaatttaaaagttaattaGGAAATTAGgttggtttttttctttttccaaatttaAGGAAATAGATCGATTTTAGAAAGTGAAACAAAAAACGCTTCTTACAGGAGGTGTTTTCAATTGAGGTGGCAGTTAGGTGGCTGAAAGCACGTCCTACGACAGGAAGCGTTTTTATCCTCTCTTTTTTTCATTGCATGTTGGAAATTTTGAGAGAAAgattatttgtgtttatgttttaggGAGAAATTGTAATAGTTTTAAGGTATGTTTCAGTTCACAGTGATGCGGTGGTGCTCAGAGACCCACACAATTCATTTCTCGTGTGGAGAGTGCACCATCACCTTAGAATATGTCGTATTGCAACTCGGGCTCCCAATTCACGATAGTTATACGGTCACGGGTTGAAGTATAATTAGGGCTCCCAATTGACGGTGATTATACGGTTACAGATTCAAACTTCATGTCACCAGAAGAGGATGCTTTATAAACATCATACATAAGTTTGAGACTATAATCATTAAAAAAAAAGTCTCACCAATATAATCaacttattatttttctttattaaaGTAGTATCCTTAATCTTATTTTCCAAAACttatgtcaaaaaaaaaaaaacattcagAAAAGGGAATGACTAtgataatgaaaaaaaaatgaaatacaaCTCGAGACAACAATAAATTCTATAATTAAACAACTTATTAATAACTACAACTCATGAACTAATAATATGGATTTATTATGATAGCATTTTAAGTAGAGCTATTTTCATAAATGATGCTCTGGATGTTATGTTAGGATGTGATTTATCTTTTTTACCACGTTATTAAAATGGTCAAAGAAGTAAAGATTCAGTATAAAATTGTAAAACAAAAGCCTGAGCCCTCTGCTCTGATCATGGCTTCTGTTTTTTTGGATTATAAAACTTTAGAGTTTGCCATTTTGGTGCTTTCACTAAGGCTGACACAATGCTTATATAAATTAAGAACAAAccatttaaacataaaaaaagagTACACAAAacaaaatgttattttattcttaattattTCCTTTAGAAAATCTTTAAGaacaataattaaaagaaaattaatttgatataataaaaaaaaatgtgattTCACCATTTGTTATATACCATCTGGGAAGAATCTTTTGTCAAATTATAGAAAAAGAACAGTAATATTTGTAGGAAAATTGGTAAATGGGTACCTTACTAACTCTATGGATGTCACTAATTCTTTAGTTTTATCCTATGAAAACCTATTGTGATTCAAGATTTGTCTAGaagtgaaaggatttaaataaaaataacgtTCGTCTTTTAAATAGGTGAAGTCTTTGATAGGATTTTTGGCCTAATTCAAATAAGATATTTTGCtgttatttattataatttcgttATTATATTGCACTCttttgttattattgtttagATATTAATACAAGCGGGTTGGGCTCGAGTTTAGTATTTTTAATCTAGGTTAGGCTTGGGTAGAATTGTAGGCCCATTTTTCAGATCGAGCCGAGCACAAACCTAAAAAACaggcctaaaattttacattgGCCCGACTTAAACCCTACCTAGCCCATGATCAGGTTTAATCAAACATTGTAGTGAATTTGCCAATGAAGCCTTGGTTCAATTGGTAAAACCAAAGGTTCTAAGTTTCTAGTATCCAAATTTGAGATTTGTAATGCACAATTTTATGTGTAGGTCTAAGTCCTTCATGTGCGTTTGCTATGGATAGGTTTTAGTCTAGTTAATTTAGTCAGTTTGTTGGCTATGGTCTAGATTGTATCAGTTCTTAGTTTACTTGCGATGTAATGGTTCGATTATGGACTTTGATTACTTAGACTATTCGTTTATAATAGTTCCATACTTGTGGTTATTTGGACTAGTATTTGTATAGTCAATCTCTCTTTAACAACCCTATTTGTTTGTCAATATTTGGCTTGTTATGGTGAGATAGTTGTTATACACCTATAATAAAATCTTGTTATTGAGAGATAATTGTTGTAAACCTaccatcaaaatcatatcatgaaATTCCATCAAATTAAGATTACGAAAATTATGTTcaaaaaagaaatcaaagaacaaaaataaaatatgcaCAACACGTGCATGAATTATtgcttttatgtatattttattttacattctttCACATAACTAATTATGAAATTCATAAACCTAACAAGTTCAATTAACTGAAtaagttattaaattaaattaattaatttatcatgagTCATTAATTTTAACTAATCAATTTATAAGCATGATATTTAATTAGATaactttttttttgaataatcttATAGGTTCGATCATAACTTATTgaattgatatatttaatttCACTCATTGaagattatttcatttattaaaatacgattaataaattttttaatgtgaaatataattattttattgaaataatattttaattaagataatttttatttaataaattaaaatgaacaGAATTGATtatataaaatagttataattgaaaaactgttataaaattttaaaataaaacataaaaatcgaTTCTATTAAAAACTTATTGTTATAACATAAAACAGAATGTAGTTGTGCAAaagtaaatatttaaaacatatttatCTAGAATAAAACTATAAAtgcatatttaaaaatatttcattataaatattttaggTAATATTTAATAAACTCATGGGGTTTTGTTATTTAGAATAATGAAGTCATGGATTTTGGCATTTAGGATAAGTGCTAAAATATAATGTGACATCTTATATTGTTGTTTTTTATTTGGAGCCATTGATGTTTCTTAACAAAGAATTAAATGAGGGCAGCGCTATGTTTTGAGTGCATTTATGATTTGTCAACACTATGCCTTATTAAGTtaggaataaattaaaaaaaaaatatgcaGTTAATGGTggcatttaaattttataaattattgggATCACTTTTTCCTTATCTTAAATCTTAATTCTACTCTCTTATCTAGGTGTTAATCTCAATATTCATTTTAAGTTGAGATTATTtagtaaattgaaaaattaaatattggatttaaataataaaatttgtttaATATATTACTTAGAATTAATTACATGAGATAATCACATTGTTTGATAaatatagattttaaattataaaaattatattctacatttttattattatttttaaacattataggataatataatgttaaaataaataaaataaaatatatctaATTGTTCTAGTGTTGAATTATCAAACATGTGTAAAAATTTATGTCTTTGAAAAtattatacttttcaaaattagaatttaatctctatacttttattttatagaatttagtccctttactttttaaatttcaaaattaagacCAAATTGTGAATACTGTCAATTGAGGAATCCATTATCGGGTGGTTATGTTGCCGCAAAGTTAAGCCACAAAAGAATACTCCAATGTTATTGTATTCTTGACAAAGTTAAGCCACAAAAGAATTCTCCAATGTTATTGCATTCTTGACAAAGTATCATCATTTGGATCTCAATAATTGGATAGCCATTATGACATGTTTGGaaattataattttgaaatatttagcTATCTAAGGTTTAgggtaaaatgtaaaaaaaaaacaatttgttTTGGCTTTCTATGAAAAACTAATAAGTTTGATTGCCTATTTGTAAGTTTAGAATCGTGGTTTTGctaatatttttgtttttgattATATTATctttatacatatatgtatattattcaCAATATACAAATGTTGAGGTCCTCTAATCATATTATTGTAATTATCTTAATTCCAAAGAGTGTGAAAAACTTAAATGACTTTAACATCTGTTTCTAAACTTGACATCGATGGGTTTCATGTTattcttcaaaataaaaaaatatattaacaataaattctttgaatttaataaaaataataaacacaataatataaagataattttttataatagaaattgaatttaaattattgctgaaaaatataaatatacaaaacATCTTATTACaaagtaaagaacattaaaaacactAGATAAGTGATAATGTTTTGGTtcgtttataaaattaaatatatataaatgattcttgtatatatatatatttccttgCAATGCATGTTCCTAGATCCAAGTACAGACTACCTAACCATTTGATTCTGATTAATGAAAAAAAACATTGATTTTGATATCAAGAAGaatcaatatatattcaaataTCTACCTACAATTCTACATATGTATGAATATTGGAccatcaaacatcataaatccACTTGCCTAACTAGGCAGAAACTGCATCAACAATGCAATGGGGACCAGACCAGACAATAGAGCGAGTGAAAACCGTGAAACACCAGCTTGGTCCCATCCCCACTTAAACCCCCAGTGTTTTCACTGTGCCACAATCATTTAATtttctaattttctttttaattaattaatcttttCGTTTTAACAAAATTTGGGCTGTAAATCACTTTGGCaagataaaaaaagaagaagcttcAAATAGTATAAAGGGTTAGCCAAGTGATCCCAGCTTTAGTTCATTTTATCATAGTTTGATGTTCATGTTCCCAGCtggttttcatttcttttttttttatttaaagctTTCATGATCCTTTGAATCTTCTGCAACAGCcttctctctttctctttctctttttcaGATTTTCTTCTCCAAAATTAAAGCTTTTACAAAGCTAAAAGAGAGGTGTTTTAATGTCCCATGACTGCATTTAAACTCTCCTCTCTTTCTCAAATCTTGTAGCtgaggttttcttttctttttcgttCACAAACTAAGAAAAACAAAACTTTCATCTTCTGTCTCTCTGTCTGTCTCTTTGTctgtctttttctttctttctaagTTCAGTTTCTTAGATCATTTCTTCAGTTCTGTGAAGGATGAATAAACAAGAAGTCATGAAGATGCAGGTAACTTAACTGTTTTTATTTCCATGAGTGTTAATAAACCCcccttttgttttttcttctctCTTTGATTTTAAcagtgttttttttctttttctagacTTGGATTCTCAAAGTGAATATACAGTGTAGTTGTGATGGTTGCAAGCAGAAAATAAAGAAACTATTGCAGAAAATTGATGGTATGTTAATGttacttcttttctttttccattttttatAGAAAGTTTATTACtttgggtttttttattttgttttggttCATTTCAGGGGTGTATACTACAAGTATAAATGCAGATCAAGGGAGGGTTACAGTGACAGGAAATGTTGATCCAGGTATACTTATAAGGAAGCTCCAAAAGTCAGGGAAACATGCACAGCTATGGGGGTCAGCTCAAAAGGGTTCAAACAATTTCCCAAACCAAATGACCAACCACTTCATGAACATGCATATCGATGGTGGCAAAGGAGGGAAAGACAACAGATCTCAAAAGGGTGGtaatggtggtggtggtggtggaaaGAGTAATCAGCAAAAAGGTGGGCAGCAATTTGGACCACCACCACACCTTATGCAGCAAATGATGAAAGGGCCTAAGGATTTTAAGTTACCACCTTCCAAAGACCAGAAATCTGTCAAGTTTCAGTTGCCTGATGATGATTTAGATGAAAGTGATTGTGATTTTGATGAGTTTGGTGATGAGTTCGatgatgaatttgatgatgagttcgatgatgatgatgatgaagggGAATTTGGTCATGGTCATGGATATGGACATGGACATGGCCATGGCCATGGCCACCAAATGCAAAACAAGATGGTACCTATGATGGGAAAAGGCCATGGATCATATGGGCCCAATGGCATGGTTAATTGTCCTCCCATGAATGGTAAAAAGGGTGGGGGCAATGGTAAAAAAGGAGATGCTTTTGATATACCTATAGTAATGAAAGGCATGGGAGAAAACAAAGATGGGAAGCATGGTAATGGAGGAAAGAAAGGAGGTGGTGAAAAGAACAAAGGAGGGAAGCAAAACAAAGGTGGAGGAGGTAAAAAAGGAGGTGGTGGATTACTAGGATTTTTCAAGAAGAGTAAAGATGGAAAAGATTGTAATCATAAGAAAGGTAAAAATGAATGGGATGGTAAAAACAAGGGTGCCTATAAGGGAAATGGAGGCAAGAATGGTGGTGGAAACAATAATGGCAATGGGGCTAAAAAGGGTGGCGGCAGAAACGGTGGTGGGAGCCATGAGATGAACAAAGTTAAAAATGGTGGGTTTCATGACATTGATGTTATTAATCATGGTAAaaaaggaggtgggggaggtggtaCTGGTGCTGGTGCTGGTGCTGGTGCTGGTGCTGGTGCTGGTGGCAGTAAGAATATGGGGCAGATGGGCCAAATGGGTCGTCAGATGGGTCAAATGGGTGGTCAGATGGGTGGTCAGATGGGTTACAATATGGGTCAAATGGGCCAAATGGGGAACTATCCAATGAGCCAGATGAGTAATTTCCCTGCAGTTCAAGGACTaccagcagcagcagcagcagctacAGCAATGAATGGTGTTGGTGGAGGATACTACCAAGGGATGGGAGCAGGAAATCCCTATaaccaacaacaacaacaacaacaatacatGGCGATGATGATGAATCAACAGCGTGCAAATGCCAATGGTGGGGGTATGTATCAACCGATGATGTATGCTCAGCCTTATCCACCACCCCATGCACCATACGGTCCTCCTTATCCGATGCATGCAACACCTGCAAATTCTGAATCATATGCTCATTTCTTCAGTGATGAGAATGCAAACAGCTGCAATATCATGTAAATTTTTCTTAGATCAGTCCATGTTCTTttcattttcctttcttttttttttacaagcATGCAAGTTTCAAGAAAAAGATATTGCTTGTGTTTCTTGCCATTGggaaaatatttgttttcttttttcctaGGAAATCAATCCCTCaaacttctttttttcttttttaaagtaTTGGGTAATTGAAATACTAGTTAGGTTATTATGTACAAGAAAAATGTAGGGAAAGCTTGAGGGATCTGAGGAAAGAAGGAAGGGTGGGTGGGTGGGTCAGAAAAGAAAGGGGGGGAAGGTATAGTTTAGTTGCCTTTCTCAAAAGATGTACCAAATGTAATGTATGATATGATGTTGGTTTCAAATATGAGAACATGTTTGGGCATCAATCCCCATCTAATCTTTAGGAAAATAAAGGGTCCATTTGGTTTTAGCTTTTGACTACTTAAATTCTTTTTTTCTATGATGGCAACTCTTCAATTATTTGCTTTGAAGAAGCTCCAACAAGAGGCTCCCAcgcccttttttttctttttcttttttgaaagtAATTGTTTTCAACTTTTCATACTTGTTGCTTTCTTATTTGTTCTGCATTTATGGCTTAACCCATTCggctattttcattttaaaaaatacCCTTGTCTCGGATAAAAGTGGCCATTAGCCATCTACCATTACTAGGCAATTTTTATCGTAGAACCAATAAGTGGAGTTGGAGTATGGCCTAACTTAGGACTGTGCGTTGAAGGATAACTTGAACCCAAATTGAAAAAC
Above is a genomic segment from Gossypium arboreum isolate Shixiya-1 chromosome 8, ASM2569848v2, whole genome shotgun sequence containing:
- the LOC108467613 gene encoding heavy metal-associated isoprenylated plant protein 34-like, which codes for MNKQEVMKMQTWILKVNIQCSCDGCKQKIKKLLQKIDGVYTTSINADQGRVTVTGNVDPGILIRKLQKSGKHAQLWGSAQKGSNNFPNQMTNHFMNMHIDGGKGGKDNRSQKGGNGGGGGGKSNQQKGGQQFGPPPHLMQQMMKGPKDFKLPPSKDQKSVKFQLPDDDLDESDCDFDEFGDEFDDEFDDEFDDDDDEGEFGHGHGYGHGHGHGHGHQMQNKMVPMMGKGHGSYGPNGMVNCPPMNGKKGGGNGKKGDAFDIPIVMKGMGENKDGKHGNGGKKGGGEKNKGGKQNKGGGGKKGGGGLLGFFKKSKDGKDCNHKKGKNEWDGKNKGAYKGNGGKNGGGNNNGNGAKKGGGRNGGGSHEMNKVKNGGFHDIDVINHGKKGGGGGGTGAGAGAGAGAGAGGSKNMGQMGQMGRQMGQMGGQMGGQMGYNMGQMGQMGNYPMSQMSNFPAVQGLPAAAAAATAMNGVGGGYYQGMGAGNPYNQQQQQQQYMAMMMNQQRANANGGGMYQPMMYAQPYPPPHAPYGPPYPMHATPANSESYAHFFSDENANSCNIM